The Pseudomonas sp. IAC-BECa141 genome contains the following window.
AGCCGAACAGCACCGTGGTGTCGACGTCGACCCGTAACTTCCCGAACCGTCTGGGCGACGGCGCGAACGTCTACCTGGCTTCGGCTGAGCTGGCGTCCGTTGCTTCGATCCTGGGTCGCCTGCCGACCGTCGAGGAGTACATGGAATACGCTGGCAAGATCGACAGCATGGCGGCCGACGTTTACCGCTACCTGTCCTTCGACCAGATTGCCGAGTTCCGTGAAGCTGCTGCGAACGCCAAGATCCCTGTCGTTCAAGCCTGACGCTGCAACGCAATGAAAAACGCCGCCCATCGCGAGATGAGCGGCGTTTTTTTATGCCTGCTGAACGGCTGGCGCTGATCGTTCCCTCGCTCCGCGTGGGAATGCAGCCAAGGACGCTCTGCGTCCTGAACCGTGACGCAGAGCGTCACAAGAGGCATTCCCACGCAGACGGTTCGACGTGGGAACGATCAATTACAAACCATACAGGCACAAAAAAGGCCGACCTGCGATGCAGGTCGGCCTTTCTGTTTCACAAGGTCAAATTCCACCTTGCTGCTGAACCTCAAGCAGTCAGCGAATAGATCAACGCCGAAATCGCCACCAGACCCACTGCGGTGACAAACACGTTCGACATCTGCCCACGATAACGGGCCATCGCCGGCACTTTACGGATCGCGTACATCGGCATCAGGAACAGGATCGCCGCGATGACCGGGCCACCGATGGTTTCAATCATGCCGAGGATGCTCGGATTCAGGGTCGCCACGATCCAGCACACCACCAGCATGAACGCCGCCACGATGCGATCCAGAGCCTTGGCGCCTGGACGCTTGCCGCTTTTGACGATCAAGCCCTTCAGGCCTTCGCTGGCTCCGATGTAGTGGCCGAGGAACGACTTGGAGATCGCCACGAACGCAATCAGCGGCGCGGCGAACGCGATGGTCGGGTTGCTGAAGTGGTTGGCCAGGTAAGACAGGATCGACAGGTTCTGCGCCTTGGCTTGCGCCAGTTGTTCCGGCGACAGGGTCAGTACGCAGCTGAACACGAAGAACAGCACCATCAACACCATCAACAGGTGGGCGCGAGACAGGATCTGCGAGCTGCGCTCGTCGGCGTGAACGCCGTAACGACGCTTCTGATCCACCGCAAACGCCGAGATGATCGGCGAGTGGTTGAACGAGAACACCATCACCGGAATCGCCAGCCACAGCGTATGCAGCAGCGCCGACGGTGCCGGCACTTGCGAGGCGGTGGTCAGGATGCCGCCGTTCCAGTGCGGAATCAGGTACACCGCCAGGAACAGCAGCGCGACGATGAACGGATACACCATCAGGCTCATGGCCTTGACGATCACTTGCTCGCCGCAGCGCACCACGGCCAGCAGGCCGAGGATCAGCACGAACGACAACACCGCGCGTGGCGGCGGCGTGATGTGCAATTGGTGTTCAAGGAAACTGGCGACCGTGTTGGTCAGGCCGACGCTGTAGATCAGCAGGATCGGGAAGATCGCGAAGAAGTACAGCAGAGTGATCAGTGCACCGGCCTTGATGCCGAAATGCTGTTCCACCACGTCCGTGATGTCGGCACCTTCGCGACCGGAAAGCACGAAGCGGGTCAGACCGCGGTGTGCGTAGAACGTCATCGGGAAGGCCAGCAGCGCGAGGATCACCAGCGGCCAGAAACCACCCAGACCTGCGTTGATCGGCAAAAACAGGGTACCGGCGCCGATGGCCGTCCCAAACAGTCCCAACATCCAGGTAGTGTCATGGCGATTCCAGCTCGACAGTTCAGCTGGTGCTGCCGCTTCAAAGCGTTGTTCGACGCTATTGGCCTGATCATTCATCCGGTCGGATCTCCGCATTCCGGTCACTTGCCACTCGGTCGGGACGCGTCGGAAAAAACCGACAGACATGCCCCGGCCGAAACAGGGGCGAGATTCTCCGCGATAAATGAGCAGAAGCAAAGACTTAGCTGAGGAATGGTTGTGCGGAGCAGATCGAAGACTTGTCGCTTTTGGGAAAAAACATGTCGGCAACGGATACGCCACATGTCGTTTTATGGCATGTTTCGGTGCCGGATGTGACAGGGCAAAACCCGATCAAATCGATCGGCCCAACATGAAGCCGAGGGACATGCAAAAAATGCCGAAACCCAGCATGCCCCAGACTGGGTACATATCGTTTTTATCCTGGATTCGCATTTTTTCGACCCACTCCTCGTGCTCTCGATCTGCTTCTTCCATTATCGCTTTACGGTCGAACGTGCTCATGTAGATGTCCTCTTTGGGTTCATGGCGCTGACTGTGTGACGCACGCATGCTCAAAACTTGAAATAGACACCTGCTACTGCGGTGATTGCGGTTACCACCGCTCCCAATACCGCGAGCGGGTACAGATTAGTCTCCCTGTTGAGTTTCTTTACTTCCGCCAAAAGCTTTTGCCTTTCAGCCCTCAGCTTGCGTGATTCATTCATTAGCCTGTCGAGTTCCAGACTTTCACGATCGTTCTGAAGCATTGGCCTTCCTTGGCTGATGGCAATTCCCGCACAGGCTGCCGCT
Protein-coding sequences here:
- a CDS encoding HAAAP family serine/threonine permease, with translation MNDQANSVEQRFEAAAPAELSSWNRHDTTWMLGLFGTAIGAGTLFLPINAGLGGFWPLVILALLAFPMTFYAHRGLTRFVLSGREGADITDVVEQHFGIKAGALITLLYFFAIFPILLIYSVGLTNTVASFLEHQLHITPPPRAVLSFVLILGLLAVVRCGEQVIVKAMSLMVYPFIVALLFLAVYLIPHWNGGILTTASQVPAPSALLHTLWLAIPVMVFSFNHSPIISAFAVDQKRRYGVHADERSSQILSRAHLLMVLMVLFFVFSCVLTLSPEQLAQAKAQNLSILSYLANHFSNPTIAFAAPLIAFVAISKSFLGHYIGASEGLKGLIVKSGKRPGAKALDRIVAAFMLVVCWIVATLNPSILGMIETIGGPVIAAILFLMPMYAIRKVPAMARYRGQMSNVFVTAVGLVAISALIYSLTA